Genomic segment of Nyctibius grandis isolate bNycGra1 chromosome 25, bNycGra1.pri, whole genome shotgun sequence:
AACACTGGACTCCCTGTTAGGAGATGAGCCCAGCCGCCCCTAGCCCCTCCAGTCCCCGAGGATTGGCTAGAAAGCAAGGGGGCTCATCTCTTACCAGATTTACCCTCTCCCCTGGGCAGGACggtggcagggaaggggctTGGGTGTAATTCCTGTGTCGGGGCTAGGGTTCAGGTGAGCTGCCGGGGTTACCCCgagcctggggctgctgctgcatggCCATGCTGGTGCTGTGTGTGCGGCATAAATCACGGCCCATGGACACCGTTGGAGCACTCGCaagtttatttgctttcagcCAAAGGGGTAAGGTGCTGTGGGTGACCTCGGCGGGGCTTTTTGCCACCAGACACCCTGCTGTTTCCCTCCCCGGCGCCCACGTGCTACCCGCTGGTGGGGGCACGCTTCCGTGCCACGAGGCTCAACAGGGCGTCACAATCCGCACGGATGTCGCCGGGCGGCCACGGCTGGGTCTCAGCGAACTTCACCTCAAAGCCCGCGCCCTCCACGGCTTCCTCCACCTCGTTCTTCTCCAGGCGGAGGCAGGAGAAGACCTGCTGGTTGAAGGCGTAGTAGGTTTCCCCGAGGACGGTGAGCATCACCAGGTGCCCCCCCGGCTTCACGAGGGCACTGATGTTCCTCAGGGCGCTGCGGAAGGTGGCCAGGTCCTTGCAGGCGCCCTCCAAGCAGAGGGTGGAGACGATGCAgtcagcaggagggagggacaCGGGGTCCGTGGGGTTGGCTTTGGTCACGTCGCACTTCAGGACCTGCTTCACCTTCCTCCTcagtttctcctctttctcagcCCACTTCTCCCTAGCAAGTAAACAAACAGATCAATAGGTGAAGGCTCGTTATGAGGTTATTTAGCATCTGTGCCCGCGCCTTCTCCCGCGCCGTGCTGGGTGGCAGGGGGGTAGGAAGCCAGCCTCACCTGTCCCCTTCCAGCTCACAAACGTATTTCACCACCGGCCGCCAGTCGAAGGCTCCCGGTTCGCCCTTGAGCCACCTCTCCAGCTCCCGGCGGTTCTGGTCCGTGTAGTCCAAGGCGATGATCTCCTGGAAGCGCTCACAAGCGGACAGGAGCTGGTAGATGGTGGGGCCGCAGCCGACGTCTATCAGGGTATCGCCCCTCAGCCCGTCTGGTGCAGAGCGGGGGGGAAGAGCGTTCCGGTGAGGATGGCGACCGTGCCCCAGGACAGGAACCCCCCACGGCCCCCTCGGGCTGTGCTTCCCCCTAGCCAGAAACGCCATCCCCGATGCCACGGAGCCCGGTGCAGCCACGGAGCCCGGtgcagccccgtccccccgGTGCCCTGGGctctctgccagcagcctggcGCTGGGGCAGCTCCTGCGGCAGGCgcagagcccccagccctgcccgagGGCAGTGCCTGCTCGGGAGCGGAGGTGCTGACCCCCGACCCACCCTgtgcccacccctgcccaccctGAGGTGACAGTATTTCCAGAAACTGTGGGACGAGTCCAGCTGGCAATACACTGTATGCATAAATATACATGCCTgcgcatatatatatatatatatttcttttttaaaaagtgtgcacatgtgtgtacacacacacagcgTACGGGTGGCTGCGTGCCAAGCAGCCCTGCAAATGGCGCCGTCCGACActgctcgggggggggggactCACCCAGGGAGAACATTTTAAACAGGCTCCTCAGGCTTTGCGTCAGGAAGGTGTTGGGCTGCCCCTGGCCGTCGCTCAAGGTGTAAAATTCTTTCATGTACTCCTGAGGGTCGAAATGCTGCTGGTAAAAGTCTCCCTCCGTGAAGACTGCTGGCGCGTCCATCCTGCCGAGAGGGAGCTCCGCGCTCGCTCCGCCGGCCCTACCCTGCCTGGCCCCCGTTGTACTTTCGGTTTTCACGTCCCCCCGCCTCCTCCGCCCGGGTGGCGGCCGGACACACGCCTGTCTGCGCAGGACTTTCGCCTCCTCGCCATTTGTGCACCGAGCTTCGCTTTCTCCGTCACGCCTCGCTCTtgagcccccccagccctgagccGTGCAATCCCCTGCACAAATGACCCTAATTAACGGTGGTCCCTGGGATTACATTACCCAGCCCTGGCTTTACAGTAATCGGTGGTGATAAACCAGCGCGGCGCGAGCCGGCGTCGCCGGCAGCCGCAGCCCGACAGCTCTAAAGGGTGTCGGTGCGTCCGACACCTTCGCCCCTTGACAGCAGAGTGAAGCCGGCGTGGTCgggtttggggcaggggggtttGGGGCCACGAGACGCCAAAGGCAGGAGGAACCAGCTCTTCCACTGATTTCGCTGCTTTCGTGTGTTTCAGGTTCCCTTTGGAAGACGGCGATTTCACGTCCTCGCCCCACAAACCAGAACGTTCCCAGCCTGGGCCTCCAGAGCCGTCCCTGGGCCCTGCGCCCCTGCCAGCACCATGCCCCCTGggggtccctgcctgccccggggTCTCCCGGCAGCCCCTCGCCCGAGGAACGGGGAGCTGCAGGTGGCACGGAGGGGACACGGTGGCGGCCGCCTCCTTCGCCGTCGCCGCCACgaagaggcagcagagccccgCGCTTCTCGTCCTCTGCCACTCGCCCAGCGGGAGCCGAAGGGATCAGAGAGTCTTAGGCTCGTTCCGACTCCGAATCTGCGCAATTGGCCTCTGCTTTTTAAAGGTCTGTCACCAGGAGTGGTGGGCAGATGAGCCACTGTGTCATCCTCAAACTAATAAGCGCTATTCAAGCTCCCGAGGGGGCTGCGCCTCACAAACCGTGCTCCAGACCACAGGCACGGCTGAGCTGCTGACGCCAAACCCGCTGCCGAGGATGGGAAGCGTCAAAAGGATGTTGGCTCCAAAGAC
This window contains:
- the NNMT gene encoding nicotinamide N-methyltransferase — encoded protein: MDAPAVFTEGDFYQQHFDPQEYMKEFYTLSDGQGQPNTFLTQSLRSLFKMFSLDGLRGDTLIDVGCGPTIYQLLSACERFQEIIALDYTDQNRRELERWLKGEPGAFDWRPVVKYVCELEGDREKWAEKEEKLRRKVKQVLKCDVTKANPTDPVSLPPADCIVSTLCLEGACKDLATFRSALRNISALVKPGGHLVMLTVLGETYYAFNQQVFSCLRLEKNEVEEAVEGAGFEVKFAETQPWPPGDIRADCDALLSLVARKRAPTSG